AAGCCCTATCTTGCCCTCTGATCCCATCAGGCTTGGGAAGCCACATGTGAGAAGCATTAAAGGCTCCTTGTCATACCTTCCATCGCGTTCTAGCATATTGCCTTCTGAAGTTTTCCATGTTAACAACAGATGATTTCCGAACCAAAGCCTGCTGCTTGTCCATGGGCTGGAAGATAAAAGAGCAATTTTATTCTTTCACTCCCTTTGGTGCATAAAATATGCAAGATACCTCATGTGCACTGGAGCTGGCTGAAAGAAAGCTGGGGAAGCTACAGATTCATACAGGtaagagcagaagaaaaagaattaaatcTAGCCCACTCTGGGCCTAGACAGGACTCTTTTGATCGCAAATTAAATCCTAAAACTAGTGGGTACTAAGGCTATGCCTACACTTTATAAAGTTGCTAAGGTGCTTCTCGTGCACACCTGACCCATCTCCATTTTCTCTGGATGACATCACTCTAATGAAATGGAACAAAGGTAGCTGTCATGTAGTATTAGTGATAAGGATACATGCTATCTCGAAAAACTTCAGCTTTGTCCTTTAACCATAGCCAGAGTATGAGAGCACAAGGCGTTGACACCCAGGTAATAAAATAATTGCAATATCTGACGATTGAAAAATAGGAATAAAGAAGAATATAGATCAGAATTCAGACATGTGCCTAGTGCTTTGGATGTCAACCTGGTGTTAAGCAACAGATGTTCCACAAATCCTGACACAGACCTTCTGAAAATGAAGCACATTTCAATTCCAAAAGTACTTAAAAATTTGCATAAACCTTAAAACCAAATCTGACAGATTGCAAGAAAGAAATGGTTCAAAACCAGATCGGACATGAGTGAAAGGAGAAAGGCCAGGAATCAGCCCTTCAAAGAGTATGGAGTGACAACCATTCCAGCCGTTCTGATCTGCGTATGTAGGAGGTGGataacacagaaatatttgtacTGAACTGAACTGGAATGCAGCCAAGCCATGCACCTGAAACAGCAAGAGTACCAAAGGAGAATGGAAAACACATCAGCGAGGATTTAAACATCTTCTTcggcaaaataattttaaatgtttgagACAACAAATTCACTCTTTTCATAAAATGATGTAGGTTTAGCATTTTTGCAGGTATCTCAGCAACACTTCAAGGAGCCAAGATATCAGCTGGGTTCCCTTCTCATTTAGATGTACACACCATTTACATTCAACAGAACTGGGACAGTTAAGcattaaatataatttcctcAAGCTGAAAACAGCCAGCTTGATGCAACAGGCGAGCAGAAATCAACTTGAAGTGGAAAAACCGTCACTGGTTAAATGTCAGCTGTACAATCACTATGAAAAATTTcccagtgcccagtgccctttctCCCAAGAGAACCATTGCTGACTCTAAATAACTCACTTTATTGCTGACTGCTAATAACCGACTCTTCATGTTAAGTACCCTGCAACCCAGTGACCTTGTCATTCTCTCAAATCATCAGGATCTCTTCTCAAAAGCAGTGTGTGATTAGCCTCAAGGATGGAGTCACAACAACACTGCCCTCACCCAAACATGCTCAGGAACAAGGTGGCCTCATTTAATGTTCCTTCTCATCATGCCAGGGCATTTGTTCATAAAGAAAATCTATATGAACAAAGAATATGTGATCATGGCTGAGGGGAGGCAGACTCTCCTTCTTGAGAGTGGTTTCTGCAAATTCTAACTCCCATTAGGCTTTAAGTTACATTTTAGGAATTAAGGCTCTCTCCCCCTGACAATAAAATCCTGTGTTCCAGTTCTCCTGGACAGTTTTTAATGCGCCTTCCAGCTCAAAGGAACCTGCAGAAGCATtctgaaacaataaaaaaatggaCATATGCAAAATGCTCAATACTATTTGTCACAGTAGAGCCCAATTCTCTGCAGTCATCAGTGCCAGCTTGCCGGGGTCACATCCTGGCTATCTACACTAtagaagcttttaaaaatttcacaTATTGTGCCAAGAACAACGTCACAGAGAGCACATACAGTCTCCATCCTCTTTCAAGTACAATGATGGGAGCAACAACACCCCAAGTGAGTAACTGTTTTCACAATTCTGAATTTGCATCAGCCTTTGCACGTCTTTGTGAGGACATGCCAGTAAATGGGTCCACTGTACTCTGCAAAAATTAGATGAGAGTATGCTTTTATCTTTTTATCTCAAAGTAGGAAACATTATTCTTAATCATGTTAGGAAGAACAACAATTCAGTTTATTTAGGTCATTAACTTCTCTGcaaaaggaggagggaggggggcAGTGAAAGATAAACTGTAATACATACATGTAAAGATTCACTCTAACTGGACTTGAGCTATTAGCTCACTGATTCTTGTAGTTGCACAACAGTCACCATGCAGCAAATGCCCACAGAAACTTGGCGTCTTTTTCAGTCACTAACCATCAGGGAACAACTGCATCCTGCATAAATAACTATTTATTGTGTTCAAAAACAAGATTGGTACACCTGTGCATATTAATACAGTATAATCAAACTACTTCTTTTAAATACAAGACAGCAGGCCATGATTCAAGGTTGggttttcttttacttttttaaatctaagaaaaaaaaatctttatagCAAGAACACTAGTCTCAAATGTCACACCACAGATTAAGTTAGTTGTAGCTTTGCAATATTCTTCACTGTAGAAAACAAACCAGACTACTATATTACTATTACTACTATCACTTAGTCTAAAATTGACATTTGCACTGCACAATTACACAGTCCTTTGATCATTACAAGTTCCCAATGGTGTTTTTGAATAAGAGTTCTTTGGTACAGGACAGGAAACTCAGCTGTCGATTAATCCTTTAGTTTAAAATTCACCTTACCTTTGATGGTAAAAGAGTTCACCCTGCACAACTGGCCTAAACACTAATCCTAACATTCTTCATTGGCAGCCATTTCACAGCGACTTTCCACACTACTAGCTAAATTACTACACCATTTGCTTTAATTTATAGATTTAACCTTTGCAAATATTTGTATCATAAGGTGTATAgaactgcctgcagcagggctaTCCAACTGTTTCCTTCAGCCAACCAAAGATGCTATAAGGGGATTTTTTACTAGTTTCCAATACCCAGTTTCTAGTAAGTACAGACTGACTTATTCTTTATTCCACATTAAACTTATTCTTTATTCCACATTAATTACCTAGTAATCtttaaaaacttaaaaaatttTAATACATGGTGCAGAATAAAATATAGGCAATACCAAAGGTTTTGGCTTTAGATGTGTCCATACCACTGAGATGATCTTGTTCCTGCAAGTTCAGACAccaaacacagggaaaaaacaaaacaacttcgACACTGGAAGATTATAGCCTTGGTCAGCAGCTTGTGCAATACATCAGAACTTTAATTCCAGGTCATGTTTTTGTGAAGAATCTATGCACTGGAACCTTTTTAAACTGACGTACATTGAAACAAGCAACAAACCCTGCACTTAGCCTGATCTCAATGTTACTGATGGGATTCTGTCACATCAAGACTCAACCCTGCAAGGAATTCTTCACAGCAAGATCTATTTAACAGCTCCATTAGTGATTCATTAATATCTTTGTTGAAAACAGACTCAAAGTTTCCGTTCACACAGGCTTCATTTTCCAGTTGATAACTGCTCACTAGATCCTGTATCCACTTGATCTCCTCAGAAAGTTCCTGTCTGAGGGATTCATActggctctgcagctcagcataTTTCCCGCACACGCCTGCAAGACTGGCGCCGACAGCCTCACTATCATCGTGCAAATGCCTTTTCAGGGACTCCATTTTACGGTACTCATACTTCAGCTGGGACAGCATGTGCCTCACACTTTCACTCTCTTCTTTATACCAAGCTTCTTTCTCATTATAAATGGAAAGCAGAGCATCCATGTCCTCCTGCAAGGAATCGTGGGATGCAGCCAAGGTGCTGAAACCCTGCTCCACACGGGAAATGTCCTCTACAACACGGGCAAAGCGCTCAAAGTTGATGTAGGTGTTGTTGGGGGGCATGCTCGAGTGGCACTTTATGGTGTACTCCCTCAGGCATTTCGTCTTCAGCTGCACGTTCTCCACCTTCTTGTTTTCCTGGACTTTGGTTTCATCTTTCAGCTGGTGAGTCATCAGGCAGAGGAACCAATATTACTGAACATTTACAAGACTGCAGCAATTCAAAAACTCTACACAAAGGATGCAGGGACAAATGGCTTCCACAATGCTGGGAGATTCTTTGCTTACAAAGATTTTCCTTCATGCATTCgattaaaagaaacaaacaccaAACACGTAAGCCCAGAACTGAATGTGACAAGTGATGTGCTTTCATTCCAATGTGATAAGTCCAAACAACATGGCTGCAATTTATTTTCATGCTAATTTTTAGCAATTAACAGTGTCAAAGCTATCAATATTTGTAGGAGGAAAACCAACAACCCTAATACCACTCCAACTAATGTTTTGTGCAATGCAAAGCAAAAACTGAATTTCAAAAATCCTCATTAGTCATGCTGAGACTACCTAAATGTATTTTCAGTAAGAGACTTATCCACATAAGCAAGCAATGTTTATGATGAAAAAATACATACAGACACACAAATGTAAGCAAATCAGAACACAGGGTACACAGCAGTTCCCTCTCCAGAGAAATTGTATTTTCTATATTGATTGCAGTCAACTCTCAATTCAAGAAAGCATGAAAGCCAACACACAGTATATGCCCATGCAAACAGAGAGGAATGGAAAAATGCAAAGCCCAGTCCAATATGGGATACTGTAATGTGCAATAAACATCAGAGCTTTGTTACTCTTTTTGAACATTATCATAATAAAGGAAGTAATTTGCAGAAATCCAAGGATTTGGTCAGACCCAAACAATTTTCTCCCCGTACATCTTTTTGAGTCACCCAGCATCACTTAGGGGGCAGTTTTCCATTTAACACACGAGTAAGAGTGAGAATATGATCTCTGCTTtgctcatggaaaaaaaaaaaaaaaaacaagatctttttctttattcagtCTTACCATTATCCATGGATGAGACAGAGCTTCCTGAATTGTAAGCCGCTTcctaaaaaacaacaacacaaaaaaaccccaaagactTGAATGATAAATACTTGGTACAGAAGTCCATTGACCCACACTCTTCTCAGGCTTCCTATGAAGCCTTTATCAGGATGATTCCAGGAAAAACCCTCAAATGTCAAGGTTATGTTTCTCCCCGAGGCACACTGCTTGTGTGCAGTTTAGTTACTGTTCTAAACCTCAGTAGGTAACTGTCCTTACTCCACATAACTTTAATTCTTATTTCATCAAAATCTGCCTGTAGTTTTGTGCACCCTTCCATAAAATTATACAACATTCCTTTGTTTTGTTCATCTGACATGCTTAGAAAATACATTCTTGCCATACACCTTTGATACATCTGTCTGAATCAACAGTAATTATACCAGAGAAAATCAACAGTAGTTATACCAAAGCTGGTATACAATAttacagcactgcaggagctatTGTTTCCTGAAAGCAACATTTCTAAGAGGAATACTGGAAACCTAATCAAAGTGGATCAAACCTAACTTCCTTCTGCATTGTAGCAGTTTGGTGAACAGCATGTTAAGAGCACTGAGAATCAAAGACAGAAACATAGCATTGCACCATGTCTGCACACAGAACAAATACCAACAGCACTGACTTCTCCTTGGAGCTGCTAGACCTCTGCAAAACTCTCATCAAACACCTACTCTACCCCACACTGAATCCTGATGATTTGCAGAAATCTTCACTGAACAGCTGCTTCTCTCTCACAGCTATTTTCTCCCCTAATGAAGCCATCAGAAAGAATCACAATGGTCTGACTTTCCTCCAGGACAAAGAAGGTTACAGGGAAGGAGATGCTACTTCTGTGTGCACTTtattaaaagcaagaaaaacaaaaacaaaaaacaacaacaacaacaaaaagactGTGGTTCCTGTAACCTGTAACTGTCACAAAAATCCTAGGTGACTGCCACAGAATCAGAGACTTAGAAAAACCCCATATCAGCACATGTACTGATTTTTATGGCACTGCACCACTGGGGGCATATTTTGGGATGGTATCACCTCCTTGGAAGTAGTTCATAAGAAGCTGAAATGGTGGAGTGGTTATAACCCTGAACTCCAGATTGTGCACATCATTTTCAGCCCTTCAGCTATTGTGCCAGCTTGACTCAGGTGAGATTCAGTCCTGAACATGGCATTTAGCCATGAGGAGATTTGGTTCCTCTTCTCAGGGTTTCTGAATGCAGTGATTAACTAGGATCACAGCAGCATCCTCATGTCTTGCTCTTGACTGGCAATACACACTGCAAGAAAAGCTTTTTCTCCTGTCAAGCCACATTTCACCAGGTTTATTTTAGAGATAAACGGGTCTTTCTGAATATTTGCTTACCGTGTATCTTTCACCAGTAGCTTCTGAATGAAGTCTTTTGCCAGGTCACTAGTATTGCTGAAAAATTCTTCATCAAAATTGTAATTCACAGCTGTGATGTTGGCAAGTGTTTCTTGTTTAGTTTCACCAAGGAAAGGCGATGCACCACTAAGCCTAGATAAGCCAGAAAGAGGAATCAGTTGGTAAAATAAATGGCAGAAGTCCCCTAATGAAATTACAGTGACCGTGGAATATACTCTTAGGACATCTAAGAGGACTGCTTCAACTTCAACACAAGGACTGCTTGTGTTGAAGCAGCTCTGCCATGTAGGAAAAAACATGGCCAGCTTTGGCTCACTACAGCTGTGGCTCACTTAGCTGAGCCAGACTTGCATTGAAAGTCTCTAGTGGGGCACTAATGCATGCACACAGAGAGAAATGCACAGACTCTCCTCTCCTGAGTGTCTCATTTAAGTCATTGCTAATTAAACTAGAAAAAGTTTCAGCTCAGGAGAGTCTCTATCCCTGTGAACCCACAAAGACTACCAGGCTGCGGCTTCTGTAACCTTCAAGTTGATAGCGTAGTGTTTCTACAGTTTTTCTTCAGGAAGGAAAAGCTTTGCCCCtacttcttttctctctgcaaaGCTGCTGATGAGTGCCCTGAGAGTGGGTTCAACCAAGAGACCTTTCTCAGCTGGAAGCAAACATACAACATATGATCAGAAGCCAGGCACATGGCCTTGCCTAGGAGCCAGCTCCATTGGAGAGGCAGGGCCATGCTGCTCAGTAAAAGGAATCCACAAGCAAAAGGGCTTTGGCTGCAATAAAATCCAACTGTTTCTGAACAACAcaaaatttctttctcttgaGACCCTGCTCCAACTGCAAGGATGTAACGGAGACAGCATCATAACAAAATGCCATTTAGCAAGCTTGACTTAAGACAAAGGTTTCCTCCTGCTTTGCCCATCTCTCAGCTGTGACTGTCAGCCTTCATCTTTGATGACTCTGCACCTCTGCTCCATAAAACTTGTGTCAGAACAGAGTTATACCAgacccctcctgccctgcctttgctccaggctccttctccCCCAACATAAAGAGATGATGACTTGCAAAAGTCTGTTTTACGGGAAATGTCATTTACACCAAGGAGATTGATCTCACCCCTTTTCTTATAATCTTCCAGGCTATTATTGTGTTTATCTATTATGTCCAGCTTTGATAAACAGTTTCAGGATGCAGCAGGCTCAAAACAGGACTGCAGTAAACTCCAGGGAACTAAACTGAGGTTTTGAATACTAAACCATTTGCTTACATGATCTCGCTCTTAACAGACCTTGTCTGTATTGCCATCCCCAGGCTGACTGGGAATATTGGGAGATAAGCAGAAAGTTAGATGGGACCACCCAAGCCTTTCAGCCCAATCCCCAGCTACCATTTGTGATTTTATCCACAGAGTAAACACTCAAGTGCATAAACTGCTTTCTCCCCCCTCTACAATCACACAATACCACCAAAGCATCTGACACAGGCAAGATAGCATGAGTGAGGTCCCCCAGTTGTCATTGATGCAGTAAATTTCATCCCATAAACCACAGTCAGTCTCAATTCTTAAGGGGTTTTACATACTTTCTCTTAAGCCTCGGTTCCATTTCTGCTGGCTACGAATAGGCACCTCTCCACAGACCATGAGCTTTGCTCCAAAACTTGGAAACCTGCCCTAGGGCCTTggcttcttttccctttccccaaaTTATGCCATGAAGCAGCTGTAATTCCACCTTCTGGCTCTTTGTTGGAAGCCAAAATCAACAGTCCTCtattctctgattttttttttttttttctctttgggacTCAGTTTTGAAATCTGTGAAATGGGAGGATTCTCAAATCCTAATATCCAACACAATTGGCTTTTGTCATATCCTGACTCAGTGCCTGTAAATATGTACCAGCAGACTCAGTAATAAAGGCTTTGCCCTTACAGCTCACTGAATCACTGCAGAGTTACTGAATTGAGGACTTGGATGCATTTTGAACTTTACACCTGATGATGGCATCCATTTGATTGCTGCCACGTTTGCTAAAGCAGGTGGTATCATAGACACACCCCAATCTTTCAGAAAACTTGTGAGCAAAAGGCTTTAAAATTAGGTGGCAATATGAGTTGCAGGCATGCAAATTTCCAGTCCATAGCCTATCATGCAAGCTGGTCCCTCCCACTGTAAAAAGCGTGCTCTTTGCTTCTGATCATTTGTATGGAGACATTTTTCTACTTTAATGACCACAACAATCATTAGCAGCCAAGCAGGTAAAACAGatctcctgtgctggatgcAGTACAGGAACCGTTCCTTACTCTGTTCCATAACAGACCCCTCAGTATAACAGGAAGacctgaggagcagctggctCTGTGCATCGCTGATCACATGCTAAGTATTCCCACCTGCTGCTTGACCTCAACTCCTAAGTTTTCCTCTCATCAAATAGGAACACCCATTTTACAAATTCACAAAGTTTAATGTCCTGCCTAGTACAGGTGTGTCAGTGCAGATCAGAGTGCTGACAAAAAACAAGGGTCTGGACAGTATTTTAAATCCCTTTACCTGAGCTTGGGTTCAACCAATACCCCAAACTTTTCTTTATACTGCAGAAAAGAAGGGAACTCCTTGCACTGAATCTGATTCCTCAGACCCTACCTCTCTTTTACAGCTTTTGGGGTCTAACTCTTATGCATAGGCCAAGATTTATTTTCCACACTGAAAAGACAATCCTTCCCCTTCAAGCCTCTGTACTTGTCCTGGTGCCTGGAATGTGTAGTGCAAATCCATCTAATACAGGAGTCCACCTTCTTCAAGCCTGGCAGCAAGTTATTCCTCTGAGAATCACAAGAAACAGCCAAAGCCACGGGTGCAACATTCCCAGCAAGCAGTGTccactccctgctccccaggagtcACAGGATTTCGATGGAAGTAGTTAGGATCAAGGATCACTGACCACTCCTGCAACTCTCACGTCAAATGAGAGGAAAAGCAAGGAGTGCTGTTCCTCTGGTGCATGCATCCATTGTCACACAAGCAGTTTCCCAAGTTGTCAAGCTCCACCTTAAAACTCTCAACTGCTTGTCCTCAGATGCCCACAGAAACTCATTTCTTTGAGAGCCTGAGCATATCATAATTCCCTCCTTTTATTTATTCACCATCAGTTGACACACTTTTCTTCTAAAGAGAATCTGTATCTAAACAGTATTCTGAGATCTATTTTTCCTTTATGCCTACTGACTATAATGTTCTCTCCAACCAACCTTGGCTTTACTAGCTTTaagaaaacccttttttttctcctgtaagTTGAATTCTCAGTTTCCAGGGTCAACTTCTCTGCTCCTCTTTTAGGTTAAATTCACCTTTTTGAAATGGGTGACCTTACTTATGCATAACAATCTAGACTGCTGCTTTTACAAGCAAATAAAAACTTCACTGTTTCCACCTGAAATAATCCAACTTGTAAATGGGATCGTTACACTTTCTGATTCTATGCTCTCACGCTGGTAGCTCACAGTCATTCCAGGAGCTATTAATCCTCTTGGCTTTTCCATCCTCTACCACTTGGAACTGATGAGATCCCATAAAATGCAGAAATGCCAAGTGATGCCAGggacatttgtttttcttctgctcaGAATGCTCCTCACCTTTTACTCcttattttaaattgaaaaggCTGTGGGTTAATGCCTGTCCTTTACACAAACCCCTGCCCACTGCATGTGTGCAGGACCCTGAATGGCTGAAGGGAAGAAGTGTTCTGTGCTAGTGCAACTGACCTTTAGGAACATTTCTACAGGAATGAATCTGTTGTACTCACAGTATGTAGGTGATGACTCCTATGCTCCTAAAAAACAAAGGAGATTAATTGCAGGGGTTTTACATCACCAGTATTCTTCCTAATATGCAGCATACATAACAGTCAGTAGTAGCTGCAATAGAAGCAGGAGAGCCATTGTGACTTTAGATAACTGCTAACATCTCTTACAGAACGGGGTTTTGAGGGGACAAATAATTTTACATATGGCATCAAGTAATATCAAGTGGATATTGGAAGTCTCTGTGTATTTCTACTCAGTGGGTACTTACTAGAGTGAGTAGAAGTACACTTCTATGAAACACAGAGCAACAGAAACAGGATGTTTGATTTGGGGTGACCTCTTTTCCCTGCCTTCCAATTACACAGGTCTCTTCTACATGAAGGGCTCTTATAAATAAAGCTGTCACAAGCTCTGCAGGAACACATTTCTTTCTCAGAGTGCTCCTCTGCATGGACAGTGGCAAACAGTTAACTCTGGAACTGCTATGACTCCAGTTTTTCAATGTAATTTTGcagaaattaaatgtttctcttttaatttaaaagaatgtATAAAAATAGAATGACAGAACAAAGACTCATTAACTGTATTTaagtttttggtttgttttgtttttttgttttttttttttaaatttgttgtGGTGCAATGGATTCTATTAAGAGCAAAATAGGAAAAAGTAATTGTACAGTaaccaggaaaagaaagacaaaCACATTATAAAACTTACCACATGTCTGCAGCTAGTCCAAGTGGTTCATAGTTTACAATTTCTGGAGCTGTAAGAAACATTTAATCAAACAGCAGCAACTGAGGCAACAAATTTTTACCAGGTTGGAGCAGCAGGCCAAGAATTACCAAGAGGCAGAaaggggaagagggaaaagTTAGTTACAGAATACAATGTTTATAATTTTACAGCCCCAATAGGAGTTCAAGTTCACAACTGTTCAGAAGAGACTACGTAGAGTAATTTGGAGCATAATGCAACTCAAGAATAATGGTAAAACAGACACTATATAGTAATTATACTGCAAATTACAACAAATAACAAATTATTTCACCTCCCAAAAATGCTGCTGCCCCTAAGCatgagtttttgttttgtttcttaactGGTGCCATTATAGCAACTTTGTAAATGCCAGTCAGAAAGAGCCCTTGAGCAAGAGATTGACATTACTTGCCAGACTACACTGCTATCCATGTCAAATTCTATTATCTTTATAAGAAACATTTCCTCATTGGAAAACATCCCCATGTAGGACCACATGCAAGAGAAAAGAGCAAGGGTGAAATAAGCTGAAAAAATTATCCGTGACAGCTGTGTTTAACTGGAATATTAATTACAATTCTCTACCCAGTCCCCAAGCAAACTCCAAAATAAAAACTAGTAGAAAGTAGCAGGATTAACCTAAAGTCCAGGTGAGACAGATTAGAATTATGACCAGTGAGGAACAAAAAGAGAACCACATGGAAAAATGTAAGGGGAGATGAGGGTACTCAGCACGTATGCAGTGTGAGGTGGTTTTATTTACAAAGCAATGACAGATACCCATGTAATTGTGTACTCATGTACCACAATGCAGAGATCTACTTACTCCAGGCACCAAGTAAAGAGATTATCATTTATATACACAGAGCTTCACAATCTCAATCCTGAATTTACATCTCTAAATATTTGTTTGGCAGCATCTAATCTCACAGGAGTAGCACATCTGGTTTACAGAAAGCACCTTTGCTTAttccagaaaaataatataaaccCCTAGATTTAAGTGGCCTTGACAGAAATAAGATTAAAACTACTTCTATCCCTCATTTTTTAACTTTGACAAGATGTCTCGACTTTCTCTGAAATTTGCAATGTAAGACAAAGAAACATGTCACTTACCTACGAATTCCGGAGttccaaatatatttttaaattcaacTCCATCTTCTATTTTGTGAGCCAGGCCAAAGTCAATGAGTTTGATGTGCGGAATAGGGATATTCTTGTCTAGAAGCATAATGTTTTCAGGCTAAAAATGACAAAAGATATTAATATTTTGGAAAGTAACAGAGTTTTCaagtgctttttttcctttgcatatACAAAATCATAGAACAAGAAAAATATCCCTGTGCTTAGCCATTTACAGTTCTTTTGACTGAGGTGGCAGGCAGCTGAAGCAGTTCAGGTGTTTGCAGACAAAATGCTACTGCCCAGCCCTGAGTGACAGCTGCACAGCAC
This DNA window, taken from Passer domesticus isolate bPasDom1 chromosome 14, bPasDom1.hap1, whole genome shotgun sequence, encodes the following:
- the DAPK2 gene encoding death-associated protein kinase 2 isoform X1: MLCSTSTVYPQVSSCLFPQAASLAFLYTCSSGQWAEGSWSDTARWRGLVWLACMHVEDSQEGRFASSLSINERPSMALFKQQKVEDIYEIGEELGSGQFAIVKKCREKSTGVEYAAKFIKKRQSRASRRGVSREEIEREVTILQQVLHTNIVELHDIYENKTDVVLILELVSGGELFDFLAQKESLSEEEATRFIKQILDGVNYLHSKKIAHFDLKPENIMLLDKNIPIPHIKLIDFGLAHKIEDGVEFKNIFGTPEFVAPEIVNYEPLGLAADMWSIGVITYILLSGASPFLGETKQETLANITAVNYNFDEEFFSNTSDLAKDFIQKLLVKDTRKRLTIQEALSHPWIMLKDETKVQENKKVENVQLKTKCLREYTIKCHSSMPPNNTYINFERFARVVEDISRVEQGFSTLAASHDSLQEDMDALLSIYNEKEAWYKEESESVRHMLSQLKYEYRKMESLKRHLHDDSEAVGASLAGVCGKYAELQSQYESLRQELSEEIKWIQDLVSSYQLENEACVNGNFESVFNKDINESLMELLNRSCCEEFLAGLSLDVTESHQ
- the DAPK2 gene encoding death-associated protein kinase 2 isoform X2, with translation MALFKQQKVEDIYEIGEELGSGQFAIVKKCREKSTGVEYAAKFIKKRQSRASRRGVSREEIEREVTILQQVLHTNIVELHDIYENKTDVVLILELVSGGELFDFLAQKESLSEEEATRFIKQILDGVNYLHSKKIAHFDLKPENIMLLDKNIPIPHIKLIDFGLAHKIEDGVEFKNIFGTPEFVAPEIVNYEPLGLAADMWSIGVITYILLSGASPFLGETKQETLANITAVNYNFDEEFFSNTSDLAKDFIQKLLVKDTRKRLTIQEALSHPWIMLKDETKVQENKKVENVQLKTKCLREYTIKCHSSMPPNNTYINFERFARVVEDISRVEQGFSTLAASHDSLQEDMDALLSIYNEKEAWYKEESESVRHMLSQLKYEYRKMESLKRHLHDDSEAVGASLAGVCGKYAELQSQYESLRQELSEEIKWIQDLVSSYQLENEACVNGNFESVFNKDINESLMELLNRSCCEEFLAGLSLDVTESHQ